From Candidatus Neomarinimicrobiota bacterium, the proteins below share one genomic window:
- a CDS encoding DUF6088 family protein has product MNITQKIENRINQLEPGIPFKYEQLGIEREEIGAAAKAIERFLNKGFIKRISRGVFYKPKESVFGKLRPSEEDLIKSYLFRKGKRIGYITGTYLYNRMGLTTQFPKNIRCASSVKRISTRIGNTQIKPVKSYVNVTNDNVVLLELLDAFKDFKNIPDLNVPSSLAILKNKLKQLSDTDLSTLIRYALKYPPRTQALLGAVLESMGMKKYTVKLKDNLNPLSTYKLRINEDILPERVRWNIK; this is encoded by the coding sequence ATGAATATTACCCAAAAAATAGAAAACAGAATCAATCAGTTAGAACCCGGTATACCCTTTAAATATGAGCAATTAGGTATTGAGAGGGAAGAAATCGGTGCTGCCGCAAAAGCGATTGAACGGTTTTTAAATAAAGGGTTTATTAAAAGAATTTCAAGAGGTGTGTTTTATAAACCTAAAGAATCCGTTTTCGGGAAACTGAGGCCCAGTGAAGAAGATTTAATAAAATCTTATCTTTTCCGGAAGGGTAAACGCATTGGCTATATTACAGGTACCTATTTGTATAACCGAATGGGATTAACCACACAGTTTCCCAAGAACATCAGATGTGCCAGCAGTGTGAAACGCATATCCACAAGAATCGGGAATACTCAGATTAAACCGGTTAAAAGCTATGTAAATGTGACCAACGATAATGTTGTCCTGTTGGAATTGCTGGATGCATTTAAAGATTTTAAAAACATTCCAGACCTGAATGTGCCCTCATCACTCGCCATTTTAAAGAATAAACTCAAGCAATTATCCGATACAGATTTGTCAACATTAATACGATATGCGTTGAAATATCCTCCCCGTACACAAGCTTTACTCGGAGCGGTTCTTGAAAGTATGGGTATGAAAAAATATACCGTAAAATTAAAAGATAATCTCAATCCCCTGTCAACGTATAAACTTAGAATCAATGAGGATATTCTCCCTGAAAGAGTCCGTTGGAATATTAAATGA
- a CDS encoding DUF6364 family protein: protein MNTKLTLTIEESVIKKAKKYASGKKRSLSDIVENYLKVIANEIEDKQNNELTPLVKSLKGSFKAPEDFDYSKELLKGLSGKYVVNEKDSD, encoded by the coding sequence ATGAACACGAAACTGACACTGACAATCGAGGAATCTGTGATCAAAAAAGCAAAAAAATACGCGTCAGGCAAAAAGAGAAGTCTTTCGGATATTGTTGAAAATTATCTGAAAGTGATTGCAAACGAAATTGAAGATAAGCAGAATAACGAGCTGACACCCCTCGTGAAATCACTAAAAGGATCCTTTAAAGCGCCTGAAGACTTTGACTATTCAAAAGAACTTTTGAAAGGCTTATCCGGGAAATATGTGGTCAATGAAAAAGATTCTGATTGA
- a CDS encoding PIN domain-containing protein: MKILFDTNIILDVLLLRKPFYTSATFLLSQVEQGKIEGWLCPTTITTLGYLITKVKGPKEAKRLIKNLLNIFKLTDLNRSIFLTACNHKINDYEDAVLHESARLSNMEGIVTRNVKDFKHASVYVYDPDELMGMIKSS; the protein is encoded by the coding sequence ATGAAAATCTTGTTTGACACAAATATCATTTTGGATGTATTACTTCTGCGGAAACCTTTTTATACGTCTGCTACTTTTCTATTGTCTCAGGTTGAACAGGGCAAAATTGAAGGCTGGCTTTGTCCCACAACGATCACGACCCTTGGATATTTAATCACAAAAGTAAAAGGGCCAAAGGAAGCAAAGAGACTCATTAAGAATCTTCTGAATATTTTCAAATTAACAGATTTAAATCGTTCCATATTTTTAACAGCCTGCAATCACAAAATCAACGACTATGAAGATGCCGTACTCCATGAATCTGCCCGTTTAAGCAATATGGAAGGAATTGTCACCCGTAATGTCAAAGATTTTAAGCACGCTTCTGTGTATGTATATGATCCGGATGAACTCATGGGGATGATCAAATCATCTTGA
- a CDS encoding type I restriction endonuclease subunit R: MPDNLRYNMVAENPQSTVVSEYTPVYRSATSYQSEAELERAFIQQLQEQAYDYLAIHSEEDLVQNLRVQLEKLNNYHFSDNEWNRFYTGEIANPNQSIAEKTETIQEDYIKILKRDDGTDKNIYLLRKDNIHDNRLQVINQYATEDPPAGSRAGGQRANRYDVTVLVNGLPLVHIELKRRGVAIQEAFNQINRYQRESFWAGSGLFEYVQIFVISNGTHTKYYSNTTRSEHIRESVEGSIKKGKRSSNSFEFTSWWADATNRPIPDLVDFARTFFAKHALLNILTRYCVFTTEKQLLVMRPYQIVATEKILSKIEISTNYKKLGTLDAGGYIWHTTGSGKTLTSFKTARLASKLPYVDKVLFIVDRKDLDYQTMREYDKFEKGAANSNTSTAILKRQLEDPNARIIITTIQKLDRFIGRHKGHTIFDGHIVLIFDECHRSQFGEMHAAITKAFKNYHLFGFTGTPIFAVNASSGGRPDFKTTAQAFGEKLHTYTIVNAIADKNVLPFKIDYISTLREAENIEDKKVRDIDREAALAAPKRLTNIVGYICEHFDQKTKRNSYYKLKDRRLAGFNSIFAVSSIDMAKKYYAEFQRQLSDVPSDKKLKIALIYSYGVNEEEIDGVIDENSEDTRGLDQSSRDFLENAIQDYNAMFGTSWDTTSNKFQNYYKDVSERVKNREVDILLVVNMFLTGFDATTLNTLWVDKNLRLHGLLQAYSRTNRILNTVKTFGNIVCFRNLEKATNESISLFGDKEASGIVLLRSYNDYYNGYKEGDKEVRGYTSLVDELLAKFPIGVRIIGEQKQKDFIRLYGAILRIRNILLTFDEFSGNEILSERDIQDYHSIYIDLYNEFRKTGEGEKENINDDIVFEMELIKQIEINIDYILGLVKKYHEDHIKNRELLVDINKAIDSSVELRNKKDLINQFIASLDIHSVVDEDWQEYVEQKKIEELEEIIAKENLDRKETYKFVRNAFRNGSVASTGTDLAKVLPPVSRFSPGGERSKKRESVLDKLSSFFERFFDISHGKF, from the coding sequence ATGCCGGATAACCTGCGCTACAACATGGTGGCGGAAAACCCGCAAAGCACGGTGGTGTCCGAATACACCCCCGTATACCGCAGCGCCACATCCTACCAAAGCGAAGCGGAGCTGGAGCGTGCCTTTATCCAACAACTTCAGGAGCAGGCTTACGATTATCTTGCCATACACAGCGAAGAAGACCTTGTTCAAAACCTGCGCGTGCAGCTTGAAAAACTCAATAATTACCATTTTTCCGACAACGAATGGAATCGCTTCTATACCGGTGAAATCGCCAACCCCAACCAAAGTATCGCCGAAAAGACCGAAACCATTCAGGAAGACTACATCAAGATCCTCAAACGCGATGACGGTACCGATAAGAACATCTACCTGCTCCGTAAGGACAACATTCACGACAACCGCCTGCAGGTGATCAATCAATATGCCACCGAAGACCCGCCTGCCGGGTCGCGGGCAGGGGGCCAAAGAGCCAACCGCTATGATGTAACAGTGCTGGTCAATGGCTTGCCCCTGGTACATATTGAGCTCAAGCGTCGCGGCGTAGCCATACAGGAAGCCTTCAACCAGATCAACCGCTATCAGCGGGAAAGTTTCTGGGCCGGATCCGGGCTCTTTGAATACGTGCAGATATTTGTTATCTCCAACGGTACGCACACCAAATACTACAGTAACACCACACGCTCTGAGCATATCCGGGAATCCGTTGAAGGCAGCATCAAAAAAGGAAAACGCTCCAGCAACAGCTTTGAATTCACCAGCTGGTGGGCAGATGCCACCAACAGACCGATCCCCGATCTTGTGGATTTTGCCAGGACCTTCTTTGCCAAACATGCCCTGCTGAATATTCTCACCCGCTATTGTGTGTTCACGACCGAAAAACAGCTTTTGGTCATGCGTCCCTACCAGATCGTAGCGACCGAAAAGATACTCAGCAAGATCGAGATCAGCACCAACTACAAGAAACTCGGAACGCTGGATGCCGGCGGTTATATCTGGCACACCACCGGCTCGGGAAAGACACTGACCAGTTTCAAAACTGCCCGTCTGGCAAGCAAACTGCCCTATGTGGATAAAGTGCTCTTCATCGTTGATCGTAAAGATCTTGATTATCAGACCATGCGGGAATATGACAAGTTTGAAAAGGGAGCGGCCAACAGCAATACCAGTACGGCAATACTAAAACGCCAGCTTGAAGATCCCAACGCACGCATTATCATTACCACCATTCAGAAACTGGACCGCTTTATCGGTCGCCATAAAGGCCATACCATATTCGACGGCCATATTGTACTGATCTTTGATGAATGCCACCGTTCCCAGTTTGGCGAGATGCATGCCGCCATTACCAAGGCGTTCAAAAATTATCATCTCTTTGGATTTACCGGCACGCCGATCTTTGCTGTGAATGCCTCCTCCGGTGGGCGTCCGGATTTCAAGACCACCGCACAGGCATTCGGGGAAAAGCTGCATACTTACACCATTGTGAATGCCATTGCCGACAAAAACGTTTTGCCTTTCAAGATCGATTACATTTCCACCCTGCGGGAAGCGGAAAATATTGAAGATAAAAAAGTGCGGGATATTGACCGGGAGGCGGCACTGGCCGCACCAAAGCGTCTGACAAATATTGTCGGGTATATCTGCGAGCACTTTGATCAGAAAACCAAGCGGAACAGTTATTACAAGCTCAAGGACCGCCGACTTGCCGGATTTAATTCCATCTTTGCCGTATCTTCAATTGACATGGCCAAAAAGTACTATGCGGAATTCCAAAGACAGCTCTCGGACGTGCCGAGTGACAAAAAGCTGAAAATAGCCCTTATTTACAGCTATGGCGTCAATGAGGAAGAAATAGACGGTGTGATCGATGAAAATTCCGAAGATACCCGCGGACTGGACCAAAGCTCCCGGGATTTTCTTGAAAACGCCATCCAGGATTACAATGCCATGTTTGGAACATCCTGGGACACCACATCTAATAAATTTCAGAATTACTACAAGGATGTCAGCGAACGGGTAAAGAACCGTGAAGTAGATATCCTATTAGTGGTCAATATGTTTCTGACCGGTTTTGATGCAACCACGCTCAACACCCTGTGGGTGGATAAAAACCTGCGCTTGCACGGGCTTCTGCAGGCATATTCACGTACCAACCGAATCTTGAACACCGTCAAGACCTTCGGAAATATTGTTTGCTTCCGCAACCTGGAAAAAGCGACCAACGAATCCATTTCTCTCTTTGGCGACAAGGAAGCCAGCGGCATCGTGCTGTTAAGATCCTATAACGATTACTATAACGGTTATAAAGAAGGCGACAAGGAAGTCCGGGGATATACCAGTCTGGTCGACGAGCTTTTGGCAAAATTTCCGATTGGCGTGCGGATTATCGGAGAACAAAAACAAAAGGATTTCATCCGGCTCTACGGTGCAATTTTACGGATAAGAAATATCCTGCTTACCTTTGATGAATTCAGCGGCAACGAAATTTTATCTGAGCGAGACATACAGGATTATCACAGTATTTACATAGATCTTTATAATGAATTTCGCAAGACAGGTGAAGGCGAAAAGGAAAATATCAATGATGACATCGTCTTCGAGATGGAGCTGATAAAACAGATTGAAATCAACATTGATTATATTTTGGGATTGGTTAAAAAATATCATGAAGATCACATCAAGAACCGCGAACTGCTTGTTGATATTAACAAAGCCATCGATTCCAGTGTTGAGCTGCGCAATAAAAAAGACCTTATTAACCAGTTTATCGCCTCCCTTGATATCCATTCGGTGGTAGATGAAGACTGGCAGGAGTATGTGGAACAGAAAAAGATCGAAGAGCTGGAAGAGATTATTGCAAAAGAAAATCTAGATCGGAAAGAAACCTATAAATTTGTTAGAAACGCATTTCGCAACGGCAGTGTCGCCAGTACAGGTACGGATCTGGCCAAAGTATTGCCACCCGTATCACGCTTTTCTCCCGGCGGGGAACGTTCGAAAAAACGCGAGAGTGTTCTGGATAAACTGTCGAGCTTTTTTGAACGGTTTTTTGATATTTCTCATGGAAAGTTTTAA
- a CDS encoding SHOCT domain-containing protein translates to MVHGFWGGPGVTWFIWLLGMVIVIFVVWLLLKSLIQGSGRYYSRDKSALDILKERYAKGEIDKEKFDQRKADLLKD, encoded by the coding sequence ATGGTACATGGTTTTTGGGGAGGTCCTGGCGTCACCTGGTTTATCTGGCTACTGGGAATGGTCATCGTCATTTTTGTGGTGTGGCTGCTTCTGAAATCTCTGATTCAGGGATCCGGCCGATACTATTCACGGGACAAATCCGCCCTGGATATTCTGAAAGAACGGTATGCCAAAGGCGAAATCGACAAGGAAAAATTCGATCAACGCAAGGCGGACCTGCTGAAAGACTAA
- a CDS encoding family 10 glycosylhydrolase, which yields MKTLAYSLITLLIFGFSAGCKGHTPAAPDLSRIRGVWMTNVDSEVLESPEAIREAVDFLKEHGFNTLFPVVWNQGYTLYPSPIMEREFGIRVHPDFDGFDFLAYLTDYAHEQGFWVIPWFEFGFSSSYHANGGHILQAKPHWAAKDREGHLLTKNNFEWMNPYHPDVQAFIKSLILEVVETYDVDGIQGDDRLPANPIEGGYSEYTVTRYKKEHSGQEPPADYRDPAWQRWRGDILNAFAEDLYRSVKKVDPDLIVSWAPNIYPWAYDEYLQDWPAWIKGGYCDLMIPQIYRYDLKAYQQALATIHPDTLGLPEHHCPILPGVLLNLGTYTMDNTFLEDVIRHNRAMGYKGEVFFFYEGLRKDNNRTARLLKNEFYR from the coding sequence ATGAAAACCCTGGCATATTCCCTTATCACTTTGCTCATCTTTGGCTTTTCTGCCGGCTGTAAAGGACATACCCCTGCAGCCCCTGACCTTTCCCGCATCCGGGGTGTGTGGATGACCAATGTGGACAGTGAGGTTTTGGAGAGTCCGGAAGCCATCCGGGAAGCCGTGGATTTTCTCAAGGAACACGGTTTTAACACCCTCTTCCCCGTGGTCTGGAACCAGGGATATACCCTTTACCCCAGTCCTATCATGGAACGGGAATTCGGCATACGGGTCCACCCGGATTTCGACGGGTTTGATTTTCTGGCTTACCTTACGGACTATGCCCATGAACAGGGTTTTTGGGTGATTCCCTGGTTTGAATTCGGCTTTTCATCCTCCTATCACGCCAACGGCGGACACATTTTGCAGGCAAAACCTCACTGGGCAGCCAAAGACCGGGAGGGACATCTTCTTACCAAAAACAACTTTGAATGGATGAATCCCTACCACCCCGACGTACAGGCCTTCATCAAATCCCTGATCCTGGAAGTGGTGGAAACCTATGATGTGGACGGCATTCAGGGAGACGACCGCCTGCCGGCCAATCCCATCGAAGGAGGATATTCGGAATACACCGTAACCCGGTATAAAAAAGAGCACAGCGGCCAGGAACCCCCGGCGGATTACCGGGATCCGGCATGGCAAAGATGGCGGGGGGATATCCTCAATGCTTTTGCCGAAGATTTGTACCGGTCCGTGAAAAAGGTGGATCCGGACCTCATTGTCAGTTGGGCCCCCAACATCTATCCCTGGGCCTATGACGAATATCTTCAGGACTGGCCCGCCTGGATCAAGGGCGGATATTGTGACCTGATGATCCCCCAGATTTACCGCTACGACCTGAAAGCGTATCAACAAGCCCTGGCCACCATTCATCCCGATACCCTGGGACTCCCGGAGCATCACTGTCCCATCCTGCCGGGTGTTCTGCTAAACCTGGGAACATACACCATGGACAATACCTTTTTGGAGGATGTGATTCGTCACAACCGGGCTATGGGATACAAAGGGGAGGTCTTCTTCTTTTACGAAGGACTCCGCAAAGACAACAACCGGACCGCCCGTCTGTTAAAAAATGAGTTTTATCGATGA
- the nagA_2 gene encoding N-acetylglucosamine-6-phosphate deacetylase, whose translation MSNTVVLRHARVFTGITVLEDSSIIIIDNKISDVLSEKRFKQRTWPKDVKVYDMEGSWVSSGFVDTHIHGLHGFDTADCEVDSILEMSKALVEYGVTGFCPTLYPQGDKDFIEAIRSVRVSIGIEPGAKIFGLHLEGPFVSREKPGVLPQENMKEVDLNLMDRFIRESGENIAIMTVAPELKNMHELALYCTKKGIVLSAGHSNATYENMLEGIQAGILHSTHFFNAMRRLHHRDPGVVGAIMIHPNVSCEIIADGYHLHPAIVKLLREVKPINKMVLVTDSLKPTEQKSGPLIANNEEVYYDEGVFKRKADDTIAGSALTMIKGVKNLAGMGFDVDDALRMASCNPVTVLSKQIQTGYILPGRYADITSFDDDFGIKLTMVQGEVKFINMDKPKKRVKIVPEEEKKKAGKKE comes from the coding sequence ATGAGCAATACAGTGGTTCTTCGTCATGCCAGAGTCTTTACGGGCATCACCGTGCTGGAAGACTCATCCATCATCATTATAGACAACAAAATATCCGATGTATTGAGTGAAAAACGCTTCAAACAGCGGACCTGGCCCAAAGATGTGAAAGTCTACGATATGGAAGGTTCCTGGGTCTCATCCGGTTTTGTAGATACCCACATTCACGGTCTTCACGGCTTTGACACGGCCGATTGTGAAGTGGATTCCATCCTGGAAATGTCCAAAGCCCTTGTGGAATACGGTGTCACAGGATTTTGTCCTACATTATATCCCCAGGGAGACAAGGATTTTATCGAAGCCATCCGGAGTGTCCGGGTTTCCATCGGGATAGAGCCGGGGGCCAAAATTTTCGGCCTTCACCTGGAGGGACCCTTTGTGTCCCGGGAAAAACCGGGTGTCCTTCCCCAGGAAAACATGAAAGAGGTGGATCTGAATCTGATGGACCGGTTCATTCGGGAATCAGGGGAAAATATTGCCATCATGACGGTGGCACCGGAGTTGAAAAACATGCACGAGCTGGCCCTGTACTGCACGAAAAAGGGGATCGTCCTTTCGGCAGGACACTCCAACGCCACCTATGAAAACATGCTGGAAGGCATTCAGGCGGGGATACTCCACTCCACCCACTTTTTTAATGCCATGCGGCGGCTTCATCACCGGGATCCGGGTGTGGTGGGAGCCATCATGATCCATCCCAACGTCTCCTGTGAAATCATTGCAGACGGCTATCACCTGCATCCGGCCATTGTCAAGCTCCTCCGGGAAGTCAAACCCATCAACAAAATGGTACTGGTCACCGACTCCCTGAAACCCACGGAGCAGAAATCCGGTCCACTGATTGCCAACAACGAGGAAGTCTATTATGACGAAGGGGTTTTCAAACGGAAAGCCGACGATACCATTGCCGGTTCAGCCCTGACCATGATCAAGGGAGTGAAAAACCTGGCAGGTATGGGCTTTGATGTGGATGATGCCCTGCGCATGGCCTCCTGTAATCCGGTGACGGTCCTCAGTAAGCAGATTCAGACCGGTTATATCCTTCCCGGCCGTTATGCGGATATCACATCCTTTGATGACGACTTTGGGATTAAACTCACCATGGTCCAGGGCGAAGTGAAATTCATTAATATGGATAAACCGAAAAAACGGGTCAAAATTGTTCCGGAAGAAGAAAAGAAAAAAGCGGGGAAAAAAGAGTAA
- a CDS encoding restriction endonuclease subunit S, translating to MNKVEQLIAELCPNGVVFRPLKNVVRIRNGRDYKNFGEGSIPVYGTGGIMTRINTSVYEKASVLIPRKGSLNKLYFVEEPFWTVDTIFYTVINEDFIVPKFFYYFLVTQRLEDLNQAGGVPSLTQTVLNKIPIPLPPLPIQEEIVNILDTFTELEAELEAELEARKKQYAYYRDELLTFGDKVEWKTLGELGTIKSGKNKSRASDGVYPVYGSTGAIGYSDSFAYDGTFLLVARVGAYAGLVNKVGGKFDVSDNTLMIKLNPKVSFGYFYHLLKNINLNQYASGGGQPLITATKLKNLSVPIPRLSEQERIVTILDKFDALVNDISVGLPAELNARRKQYEYYRNKLLTFKPLEENNAG from the coding sequence ATGAATAAGGTCGAACAGCTGATCGCCGAGCTTTGTCCCAATGGGGTGGTATTTCGACCTCTCAAAAATGTTGTCCGTATTCGCAACGGAAGAGATTATAAAAACTTTGGCGAAGGCTCAATTCCAGTCTATGGGACAGGCGGAATAATGACCCGAATTAATACGTCCGTTTATGAAAAAGCTTCTGTCTTGATCCCTCGTAAAGGTTCATTGAACAAACTATACTTTGTTGAAGAACCGTTCTGGACCGTAGATACAATTTTCTATACAGTGATTAACGAAGACTTTATTGTCCCGAAGTTCTTTTACTATTTCCTGGTAACTCAAAGGCTTGAAGATTTGAACCAAGCAGGGGGGGTACCAAGTCTCACACAGACAGTTCTAAACAAAATACCCATCCCCCTCCCCCCACTTCCCATCCAGGAAGAGATCGTAAACATTCTGGACACATTCACGGAACTGGAGGCGGAACTGGAGGCGGAACTGGAGGCGCGCAAGAAGCAATATGCATATTACCGCGATGAACTGCTGACCTTCGGCGATAAGGTGGAGTGGAAGACGCTGGGGGAATTAGGAACAATTAAGTCTGGTAAAAACAAAAGTAGGGCTAGCGATGGAGTGTATCCAGTATATGGGTCTACAGGAGCTATTGGATATTCAGATTCGTTTGCATACGACGGCACCTTTCTGCTTGTGGCAAGAGTTGGGGCATACGCTGGCCTAGTTAACAAAGTGGGCGGAAAATTTGATGTTTCAGACAACACACTAATGATCAAGTTAAATCCGAAAGTAAGTTTTGGGTATTTTTACCATTTGTTGAAAAATATAAATCTAAACCAGTACGCTAGTGGTGGTGGTCAACCGCTTATAACTGCGACCAAACTTAAAAATCTTTCCGTCCCAATCCCACGCCTCTCCGAACAAGAACGCATTGTCACCATCCTGGACAAATTCGATGCCTTAGTAAACGATATATCTGTTGGTTTACCTGCAGAACTCAATGCCCGACGCAAGCAATACGAATACTACCGCAACAAGCTGCTCACCTTCAAACCCCTGGAAGAGAACAATGCCGGATAA
- a CDS encoding SGNH/GDSL hydrolase family protein, with amino-acid sequence MATPFRILCMGNSITDAGRTNDTPPLGDGYVARLKDMIETRHPSLPFEILNKGICGNTIEGLALRWQRDVLDLAPDLLTLLIGINDAHVTQNHPSPEEKRISHFLELYNTLIRQTQETLPKTSMVLMTPFYICKDPCIPVLKTTEKMVRGILDLAERYILPCLNLHALFQSLLDRSRENQWASDRVHPTPEGHTLIAQTLYDTLNQHHLIRS; translated from the coding sequence ATGGCGACACCTTTCCGGATTCTCTGTATGGGCAACAGCATCACCGATGCCGGGCGGACCAACGACACACCGCCTTTGGGGGACGGATATGTGGCCCGGCTGAAAGATATGATTGAAACCCGGCACCCGTCCCTCCCCTTCGAAATCCTGAACAAGGGGATTTGCGGAAATACGATTGAAGGACTCGCCCTCCGCTGGCAGCGGGATGTCCTTGACCTGGCACCGGATCTGCTGACACTCCTCATTGGCATCAATGACGCTCACGTGACCCAAAACCACCCCAGCCCTGAAGAAAAACGTATATCCCATTTCCTTGAACTCTACAACACCCTGATCCGGCAAACGCAGGAAACCCTTCCCAAAACGTCCATGGTGCTCATGACACCTTTTTATATCTGCAAAGATCCCTGCATCCCCGTTCTGAAAACCACAGAAAAAATGGTCCGGGGAATTCTTGATCTGGCTGAACGTTACATCCTCCCCTGCCTGAACCTCCATGCCCTGTTTCAATCCCTCCTGGATAGATCGCGGGAAAACCAATGGGCATCGGACCGGGTCCATCCCACACCGGAAGGACACACATTGATCGCCCAAACCCTTTATGATACCCTGAACCAACACCATTTAATAAGGAGCTGA
- a CDS encoding nucleotidyl transferase AbiEii/AbiGii toxin family protein, producing MMNLHTDKELFRDAVQATTDIMNMREVFIEKDYWITVVLKAIFQSDMASQTVFKGGTSLSKCYHLIDRFSEDIDLVVIRNSGENDNQLKKKIRSISKVASNILPEIEVEGLTNKKGNIRKTVHQYNSLYDEYLIPVSKNVVVEASWLGDFEPYSEMQVSSFIYDMIVSKGHADLITKYNMEPFVIKVLSKYRTFCEKIMSLVRFSRSKDPISDLKNKIRHVYDIYKMLNDREIQIFFLSENFEKMLVKVGNDDMISYKNNNSWITEHPSTALIFQKPQETWKQLSSEYKSRFKDLVFGDFPAEKDLINTLSKISSRLNEIKWDILS from the coding sequence ATGATGAATCTGCACACTGATAAAGAACTTTTTCGTGATGCGGTCCAGGCTACCACGGATATTATGAATATGAGAGAGGTTTTTATTGAAAAAGATTATTGGATTACAGTTGTCCTGAAAGCAATATTCCAATCAGATATGGCGAGTCAGACTGTTTTTAAAGGAGGTACGTCTCTTTCAAAATGCTATCATTTAATAGATAGGTTTTCTGAGGATATTGATTTAGTTGTTATCCGAAATTCAGGTGAAAATGACAACCAATTAAAGAAGAAGATACGTTCAATCAGCAAAGTTGCCTCAAATATTCTCCCGGAAATTGAAGTGGAAGGATTAACGAATAAAAAAGGTAATATTCGAAAAACCGTACATCAATATAATTCGCTGTATGATGAATATTTGATTCCTGTCAGCAAAAATGTTGTTGTTGAAGCGTCATGGTTAGGTGACTTTGAACCCTATTCTGAAATGCAAGTCTCATCATTTATTTACGACATGATAGTATCAAAAGGTCACGCAGATTTAATCACGAAATATAATATGGAGCCTTTTGTCATTAAAGTACTAAGCAAATATCGAACATTTTGTGAGAAAATTATGAGTTTAGTCAGGTTTTCCAGATCAAAGGATCCCATATCTGATTTAAAGAATAAGATTCGTCATGTATATGATATTTATAAAATGTTAAATGATCGTGAAATCCAAATATTTTTTCTCTCTGAAAATTTTGAAAAGATGCTTGTTAAAGTGGGTAATGACGATATGATAAGCTATAAGAACAACAATTCATGGATTACTGAACATCCTTCCACAGCACTCATATTCCAAAAACCCCAAGAAACCTGGAAACAACTTAGTTCAGAATACAAGTCCCGTTTTAAGGATTTGGTTTTCGGGGATTTTCCGGCAGAAAAAGACTTGATCAACACACTTTCTAAAATTTCATCAAGACTTAATGAAATCAAATGGGATATTTTGTCATAG
- a CDS encoding PIN domain-containing protein: MKKILIDTDVILDFFFDRKPFSDDAAQVLALCESHEITGYVTSVIVSNVYYILRQTAGHQKVVDKLKQLLSITEILTTNKEMIHQALNSGFRDFEDAIQNFSAEMSGQVDVMMTRNTKDFKQSALGVMKPGNYLKLRHLTHT, encoded by the coding sequence ATGAAAAAGATTCTGATTGATACAGATGTGATTCTGGATTTCTTTTTTGATCGAAAACCATTTTCGGATGATGCGGCTCAGGTACTGGCATTGTGTGAATCACATGAGATCACGGGATATGTCACGTCGGTTATTGTCAGCAATGTCTATTATATCCTCAGACAAACTGCCGGCCATCAAAAAGTGGTCGATAAACTGAAACAGCTTCTGAGCATCACTGAAATTCTGACGACAAACAAAGAGATGATTCATCAGGCACTGAATTCCGGATTCAGGGATTTTGAAGACGCGATACAAAATTTTTCTGCGGAAATGAGCGGTCAGGTGGATGTGATGATGACACGAAATACAAAAGATTTTAAACAGAGCGCCCTTGGTGTGATGAAACCCGGGAATTACCTGAAATTACGGCACCTGACTCACACGTAA